DNA sequence from the bacterium genome:
AGGAGCCGCGCCGTTCGCCGGCCGTATGGTCCGGATAATGATTGCGCGCCCCCTGACCCCCCACTAAGATTGCCCGACCCAAAGGGGCTTCATGGCTCGAAAATCGCCGTTCCGCCACATCATCCTTGTCCGTGCCGCTGTTGCGGCAACGCTGCTGGCAGCCCTGGCCGGGTTTGTCGCCGTTCCCGCGCGCCCGGCCGCGGCCGAGGCGGGCGACGAGGATCCGTTCCTTTCTCCCTTCCTCGATCGCACTTACCACGAATTCGACACCGCGCGCCGCCTTCATCCCGAACGCGACGCGGCCGGCGAGGATTCCGCGACCGTCTGGGAGTTCGGGCCGGACGACATCTCCGCCTTGCATATGCGCGATCTGGCGAGCCTTCTGACGCTCGTGCCGGGCATGCATGTGACAAACGGCGAATGGATTGGCCGCCGGCAACGGACGATCGCCCGGTCGCGCGGCTTCGATGCGACGAAGATCGCCGTCATCATCGACGGCGTTCCCGTCGGCGACGCGCTGCTTGGCTCGGAGGATTTGTCGCGCATCTCGCTCGCGGGCGCGGCGCTTGTGCGCGTCGTCCAGGGACCGCTGTCATTGCGTTACGACACCGGCCGCGCGGCGGCTGTCGTCGAAATCTTCACCCGGCACGCGGGCGACGAATTCACCGGCGCGTTCGGTGTGGACCTGGGCGACCGCGAGGCCGGTTGGTACCGGTTATGGTTTGGCGACACGCAGGAGGCCTTCACCTACGCCGCGTCCGCGAGTCACGACGACCGCGAATCCGCCCCCGCGCCGGCCGAGCTCGAAAACGAATTCCAGGAGGCGCACAACGGCGCGATCCGCGGCACGGCCCGGCGGCGCGACGCCTTTCGCGGGCGCGCGGGCGTCGAGATTCCCCGCGTGATCAACGTGTACGCGACCGGTTCATACGACGAGGACGTCACCGAGTTGCCGAACGAAATCGGCGGGCGGCGCGGCGTGTTCGACCGCTTCGGCTACCGAAGACGCGCAACGGCGCAACTCAACCTGTTTTCGAATCCCGTGGACGAGGTCGAGATCGGCGGCGTCGGGTATGTGCATGAGGACCTCGTCCGGCGCGACGTCGCCGGAGCCGCGAATTTCGATGACAACACCCGCACGCAGCATCACCAGCGGGACCTGATCTTCGGCGCGGCGCTTTGGCCGACGCTCGATTTCGGGCGATGGTCGCGCGTGCGTCTGACGGGCGAGATCCGGCGCGGCGATGTCGAAACGTGGATCGAGGCCGACCCGCGCGTCGCGTGGACGCTTTCCTCGCTCCACGCGGCGATCGAGGACGACATCCGCCCCACGAACTGGCTCGCCTTCACGTTCGGCGGCGGTTTCGATCGCGCCACGCTGGCGCGCGAATCAGCAACAGGCGTGACGCTCGAAACGGATCCGTACGAAAACCCCGCCTGCCGCGCGGGCATCGTCGTGACGCCCTACAAAGGCGGTACGCTGCATGTTTCCGCCTCGCAAACCTCGCGTCACCCGACGCCCGATCAGGTGTTGACGCCCGAGTTCGGCGACCGTGAGCTTGAGGCGGAAACGATTCGTCAGGCGGAATTGGGGTTGCGCCAGCGCTGGCCGCGCCATATCACGACGACGCTCGTCGGATTTGGCCATCAGGTTGACGGCGCGATCGGATACGCGACGTCTGAATCCGGGGACAAGACGGGACCGCATGTCGATCTCGGTGAGGTCGTGTCCGGCGGCGGCACCGCGGCGATCGCCGCCGCTCCGTTCGAGGGTCTGCACGTGCGCGCGGACTACACGTTTGAGCAGTCGCGCGAAACGGATGCGTCACGCGATGCGTTTTTTCAACCGCGGCACCTCGCGAACGTGCTCGCGGGCTACCGATTTCCGTTCGGCCTGGGCGCGATGATCGGCTATGAATACGTCGGCGCGTGGGATGACCCGCAAACGGAAGCGATCGGCGGCCAGCCGTTTTATTCGCTCCTGCACGCCAAAATTTCGTATACGTACCGCGAGCTTTTCGAGCTCTACGTCGCGGGTGACAATCTGACCGACGTGTATTACGAAACAGCGCGCCGATATCCGATGCCGGGGCGATTCCTCCACGGGGGCGTCGAACTGCGCTTCTGACCGCGCGGCGTGCCGGGCGCTCGGGCCGCGAACGCCGATCGCGTTGACTTGTCCAAGCGAATATCCGTAACGTCTGACGCTTTTCGAAATGGAAATGACGCAAGAAATTATCTCGACATCGTCGGCGCTTCGCCCCAACGAGGATCCGTTCTACCTCGCGCCCGAGGAAGACCTTGCCCGCGCGAAGCCTTTTTCGCCGTTCTTCCTTCTTTTCTGGTCCTTCGCGCTCATCGGCGGATATTTCCTGATCGATACGTTCGCCGGTGGTTTCGCCGACATGCGCAAATACGGTTGGGACGACGAAGGCCGAAACTGGATCCTCACGTTGACGCGCGAGGAGCGGATGTTCATGTCCGCCCTGCTCCTTCTCTTGCCGGCGGCGTTCATGCTAACGCTGGCGACGGCGAGGCGCGCCGGGCCGGCGATCCTTTCGCTTGGCCGGCGCCTTGTCGCCGACGACAAGCACGCGCGCCGTTTCGCGATCGCCGCGGCGGGCATCGCCACCGCGGCCTCCATCGCCGTCGCCTTTTTCGTCCTTGACCGCACGCCGATCACCGACGACGAAAACGTGTACGTCTTCCAGGCGCGCATCCTGGCCTCCGGGCGCCTGACCCTGCCCTCGCTGCCGCCGGAGGACCGGCTTTTCGGCGACAACATCTTTCTCGTCAACGAAGGCACCGTTTACGGGCAATATCCGTTCGGGCACAGCATTTTCCTTCTGCCCGGCATCTTCGCGGGCCTTCCGCACCTGATGAATCTGCTCGCGGCGTTCCTGACCGTGATCGGCGTCTTCGTCCTGGCGCGCGATCTGTACGACCGCGCCACGGCGCTTGTCGCGACCGTGCTGCTTGTCACCTCGCCAATGTTCCTGATGACAAGCGCGACCCTGCTCGCGCATTCGTCCACGCTGCTTTTCCTGACGTGGTTTGGCGTCTTCGCGCTGCGAACCGCGCGCGGAGGCGGATGGCGCGACACCGCGCTCACCGCGATCTGTTTCGGCGCGATGTTCCACATCCGCAGTACGACCGCGATCTTGCTCGCCGGCCCGGCCGCCTTGATCCTCGCCGCGTCCATGTTCGCGCGCGTCGAGC
Encoded proteins:
- a CDS encoding TonB-dependent receptor: MARKSPFRHIILVRAAVAATLLAALAGFVAVPARPAAAEAGDEDPFLSPFLDRTYHEFDTARRLHPERDAAGEDSATVWEFGPDDISALHMRDLASLLTLVPGMHVTNGEWIGRRQRTIARSRGFDATKIAVIIDGVPVGDALLGSEDLSRISLAGAALVRVVQGPLSLRYDTGRAAAVVEIFTRHAGDEFTGAFGVDLGDREAGWYRLWFGDTQEAFTYAASASHDDRESAPAPAELENEFQEAHNGAIRGTARRRDAFRGRAGVEIPRVINVYATGSYDEDVTELPNEIGGRRGVFDRFGYRRRATAQLNLFSNPVDEVEIGGVGYVHEDLVRRDVAGAANFDDNTRTQHHQRDLIFGAALWPTLDFGRWSRVRLTGEIRRGDVETWIEADPRVAWTLSSLHAAIEDDIRPTNWLAFTFGGGFDRATLARESATGVTLETDPYENPACRAGIVVTPYKGGTLHVSASQTSRHPTPDQVLTPEFGDRELEAETIRQAELGLRQRWPRHITTTLVGFGHQVDGAIGYATSESGDKTGPHVDLGEVVSGGGTAAIAAAPFEGLHVRADYTFEQSRETDASRDAFFQPRHLANVLAGYRFPFGLGAMIGYEYVGAWDDPQTEAIGGQPFYSLLHAKISYTYRELFELYVAGDNLTDVYYETARRYPMPGRFLHGGVELRF
- a CDS encoding glycosyltransferase family 39 protein — translated: MTQEIISTSSALRPNEDPFYLAPEEDLARAKPFSPFFLLFWSFALIGGYFLIDTFAGGFADMRKYGWDDEGRNWILTLTREERMFMSALLLLLPAAFMLTLATARRAGPAILSLGRRLVADDKHARRFAIAAAGIATAASIAVAFFVLDRTPITDDENVYVFQARILASGRLTLPSLPPEDRLFGDNIFLVNEGTVYGQYPFGHSIFLLPGIFAGLPHLMNLLAAFLTVIGVFVLARDLYDRATALVATVLLVTSPMFLMTSATLLAHSSTLLFLTWFGVFALRTARGGGWRDTALTAICFGAMFHIRSTTAILLAGPAALILAASMFARVERNGRPRIRLAARRNAKRIVVLAAILAVFAAGYLLLNDRVNGSPLRTNYHAVWEGNTPHDGPFGFERGAWNIYHTPRAGLRNLINNFARLNVWLFGWPISLLALFVWLVRPGKKAFEWLLFLPLPMTFAVYVFFFWPGVAETGPVLYYELLAPLVILSARGIFAARDWIAKSYAGIAPAEHTATFVAFAVLLAFATTTQTELRALVKTVEPINEPYELIRDRGIEAGIVFTDFYIKSDAQDSWVAGHRNTSPLLGDDLNFFLNLGAKRNRAFREKHFPNEPAWVMWWTPDGPRLVPLDDYDEDGITRNFPEMR